Proteins from one Nakamurella multipartita DSM 44233 genomic window:
- a CDS encoding MFS transporter, translating to MDYPSGAGTVPAVTDTPAPTDPAPAPARTGQPIAVWVLAFAAMVSFMGIGLVDPILKSIAANLDATPSEVSLLFTSYLLVTAIAMLITSFVSSRFGGRTTLMAGLVIIIVFTTLAGTSDSVAALVGWRAGWGLGNALFIATALAAIIAVARGGAEKAVTLYEAALGVGISVGPLVGALLGTVNWRAPFFGVAVLMGIALLAISLFLKDKVTVTHRIRPADPLRALGHGGLLVLGIAALLYNGGFFAVLAFTPFTLPYSAFGIGFLFFGWGVLLGLCAVWGAPWMHRRFGLTNAFIITLGVFTAILVALALTVDNHVAVTVLVIACGAPLGVLNTLFTESAMNVSPVPRPVASAGYNFVRFLGAAASPWICGKLGEEVGLSAPFWFGGACVIGGLLMIAVFGRRHLAAINARH from the coding sequence ATGGATTACCCCTCCGGTGCGGGCACCGTCCCCGCCGTCACCGATACCCCCGCACCCACCGACCCGGCGCCGGCCCCGGCCAGGACCGGCCAGCCGATCGCCGTCTGGGTGCTGGCCTTCGCGGCCATGGTCTCGTTCATGGGCATCGGGCTGGTCGATCCGATCCTCAAGTCGATCGCGGCCAACCTGGACGCCACCCCCAGTGAGGTCTCGCTGCTGTTCACCAGCTACCTGCTGGTCACCGCGATCGCGATGCTGATCACCTCGTTCGTCTCCAGCCGCTTCGGTGGCCGGACCACGCTGATGGCCGGGCTCGTCATCATCATCGTGTTCACCACCCTGGCCGGAACGTCCGATTCGGTCGCCGCGCTCGTCGGCTGGCGGGCCGGCTGGGGTCTGGGCAATGCCCTGTTCATCGCCACCGCACTGGCCGCGATCATCGCCGTCGCCCGGGGCGGCGCCGAGAAGGCCGTCACGCTCTACGAAGCCGCGCTGGGCGTCGGCATCTCGGTCGGGCCGCTGGTCGGCGCGCTGCTGGGCACCGTCAACTGGCGGGCCCCGTTCTTCGGCGTGGCCGTGTTGATGGGCATCGCCCTGCTGGCCATCTCGCTGTTCCTGAAGGACAAGGTCACGGTCACCCACCGAATCCGGCCGGCCGACCCATTGCGCGCGCTGGGGCACGGTGGCCTGCTGGTATTGGGCATTGCCGCCCTGCTCTACAACGGCGGCTTCTTCGCGGTGCTGGCCTTCACCCCGTTCACGTTGCCCTACAGCGCTTTCGGGATCGGCTTCCTGTTCTTCGGGTGGGGCGTCCTGCTGGGCCTGTGCGCCGTCTGGGGCGCACCGTGGATGCACCGCCGGTTCGGGCTGACCAACGCGTTCATCATCACCCTGGGCGTGTTCACCGCGATCCTGGTCGCATTGGCCTTGACCGTCGACAACCACGTCGCCGTCACCGTGTTGGTGATCGCGTGCGGCGCCCCGCTGGGCGTGCTGAACACGCTGTTCACCGAGTCGGCGATGAACGTCTCCCCCGTCCCGCGCCCGGTCGCCTCGGCCGGTTACAACTTCGTCCGGTTCCTGGGGGCGGCCGCCTCGCCGTGGATCTGCGGCAAGCTCGGCGAGGAGGTCGGCCTGTCGGCCCCGTTCTGGTTCGGTGGCGCCTGCGTCATCGGCGGACTGCTGATGATCGCGGTCTTCGGCCGCCGGCACCTGGCCGCGATCAACGCCCGGCACTGA
- a CDS encoding MFS transporter, which yields MTGRQNGPPPAGRSGPGFSRALAVLVAGAFFMENLDATIIAPAAPSIAADFGVTPVQINVAMTAYLLTVAILIPASGWLADRFGARAVFCLAITIFTIASVGCAAAPTLGVLTVARVFQGIGGAMMVPVGRLVVLRSTDKSELIKAIAYLTWPALVAPVLAPPLGGLLSEFASWHWIFLINVPLGLVGLFLALRLVPDVRADQPRRLDWRGFLLTAAGVAALVIGLEGIGTGQIGTGPNIAFVAIALGTALLVLAADVGYLLRARHPLLDLRTLKIHSLRAAVAGGTVFRLVISAIPFLLPLFFQVGFGWSAAQAGGIVIALFAGNVGIKPLTTPLMRALGIRTVLLIALALSIACLLAMGLLQATTPLTVIVVVLAVSGVFRSVGFSAYNSVAFADVPADRMTHANTLHATLQELGAGLGIAVGALLVRLGDPVGQALGLADDPGTPYRVAFVLLGAILLVPFVEAVLMPASAGGAVTGRR from the coding sequence GTGACAGGTCGGCAGAACGGGCCCCCGCCTGCGGGCCGGTCCGGGCCGGGCTTCTCCCGGGCGTTGGCCGTCCTGGTGGCCGGCGCGTTCTTCATGGAGAACCTGGACGCGACGATCATCGCGCCGGCCGCGCCGTCGATCGCCGCCGACTTCGGCGTCACCCCGGTGCAGATCAACGTCGCGATGACGGCCTACCTGCTGACCGTGGCGATCCTGATCCCGGCCAGCGGGTGGCTGGCCGACCGGTTCGGCGCCCGGGCCGTCTTCTGCCTGGCCATCACCATCTTCACGATCGCCTCGGTGGGCTGCGCCGCCGCGCCCACCCTGGGCGTGCTGACCGTGGCCCGGGTGTTCCAGGGCATCGGCGGGGCGATGATGGTGCCGGTCGGCCGGCTGGTCGTGCTGCGCAGCACCGACAAGTCCGAGCTGATCAAGGCGATCGCCTACCTGACCTGGCCGGCCCTGGTCGCGCCGGTGCTGGCGCCACCGCTGGGCGGGCTGCTGTCGGAGTTCGCATCCTGGCACTGGATCTTCCTGATCAACGTGCCGCTCGGGCTGGTCGGGCTGTTCCTGGCCCTGCGGCTGGTGCCGGACGTGCGGGCCGACCAACCGCGCCGGTTGGACTGGCGGGGCTTCCTGCTCACCGCCGCCGGGGTGGCCGCGCTGGTCATCGGCTTGGAAGGCATCGGCACCGGACAGATCGGTACCGGGCCGAACATCGCATTCGTCGCCATCGCGCTGGGCACCGCGCTCCTGGTGCTGGCCGCCGACGTCGGCTACCTGCTGCGCGCCCGGCACCCGTTGCTGGACCTGCGCACCCTGAAGATCCACAGCTTGCGCGCGGCGGTGGCCGGCGGCACCGTCTTCCGGCTGGTGATCAGTGCGATCCCGTTCCTGCTGCCACTGTTCTTCCAGGTCGGCTTCGGCTGGTCGGCCGCGCAGGCCGGCGGCATTGTCATCGCCCTGTTCGCCGGCAACGTGGGCATCAAACCGCTGACCACGCCGCTGATGCGGGCATTGGGCATCCGCACGGTGCTGCTGATCGCGCTGGCCCTGTCCATCGCCTGCCTGCTGGCGATGGGCCTGCTGCAGGCGACGACGCCGCTGACCGTCATCGTCGTCGTGCTCGCGGTCAGCGGTGTCTTCCGGTCGGTCGGTTTCTCGGCCTACAACAGCGTGGCCTTCGCCGACGTGCCGGCGGACCGGATGACCCACGCCAACACGCTGCACGCCACGCTGCAGGAACTCGGCGCGGGGCTGGGCATCGCGGTGGGCGCGCTGCTGGTCCGGCTCGGCGACCCGGTCGGCCAGGCACTGGGCCTGGCCGACGATCCGGGCACCCCGTACCGGGTGGCGTTCGTGCTGCTGGGGGCGATCTTGCTGGTCCCGTTCGTCGAAGCGGTGCTGATGCCCGCCTCCGCCGGGGGCGCGGTGACCGGTCGCCGTTGA
- a CDS encoding DUF3040 domain-containing protein yields MALSDGEQRRLDEIARGLALEDPTFAQRVTNSGLRRPRLVAALAIFVMGMVALITGLVLTDANLVFGLVIVGAGLAAMGTAVVLVVRERARL; encoded by the coding sequence ATGGCATTGTCGGACGGCGAACAGCGCCGGTTGGACGAAATTGCGCGCGGGCTGGCCCTGGAAGATCCCACGTTCGCCCAACGGGTCACCAACAGTGGCCTGCGCCGCCCGCGGCTGGTGGCCGCGCTCGCGATCTTCGTGATGGGCATGGTCGCGCTCATCACCGGACTCGTCCTGACCGACGCGAACCTGGTCTTCGGCCTGGTCATCGTCGGCGCCGGGTTGGCGGCAATGGGCACCGCGGTGGTCCTCGTCGTGCGCGAACGCGCCCGACTGTAA
- a CDS encoding cupin domain-containing protein has product MTQPLEHLSFDRPDEVRGGDRWRLELLNLARGAQVGRLTIQPGWKWSVDVKPVAGTDLCLAPHQQYQLSGRMHVIMQDGTELDTAAGEVTTLPPGHDAWVVGDEPVVAVDWQGASIWGRPQQ; this is encoded by the coding sequence ATGACGCAGCCGCTGGAGCACCTGAGTTTTGACCGACCGGACGAGGTGCGTGGCGGCGACCGGTGGCGACTGGAACTGCTGAATCTGGCCCGCGGGGCCCAGGTCGGGCGGCTGACCATCCAGCCGGGCTGGAAATGGTCCGTCGATGTCAAGCCGGTGGCCGGCACCGACCTGTGCCTGGCTCCCCACCAGCAATATCAGCTGTCCGGGCGGATGCACGTGATCATGCAGGACGGCACCGAGCTCGATACGGCCGCTGGTGAGGTGACCACGCTGCCGCCGGGTCACGATGCCTGGGTCGTCGGCGACGAGCCGGTCGTCGCCGTCGACTGGCAGGGCGCCTCCATCTGGGGCCGCCCGCAGCAGTGA
- a CDS encoding ABC transporter ATP-binding protein codes for MSTTTPQAPDGAAVRLTGLHKHFGDVHAVRGVDLLIAPGEVVAFLGPNGAGKSTTIDMLLGLTRPDAGTVRIFGSDPVAAVQAGRVGAMLQAGALLPDVTVRELVTMFAGLHRNPMPPARAIEMAGVTDIAGQKTQKLSGGQAQRVRFALALVPDPDLLVLDEPTAAMDVEVRRAFWASMREFTAGGRTVLFATHYLQEADQFADRVVVLARGVLVADGTGAQIKSTVAGRTISAVVDGSATESLGALPGVLGTERQGARTLLHCNDSDTALRALLAAYPQAHDIEIAAGNLEDAFLELVATSRQEAAR; via the coding sequence ATGTCCACCACCACCCCCCAGGCGCCGGACGGCGCCGCGGTCCGGCTGACCGGGCTGCACAAGCATTTCGGGGACGTCCACGCCGTGCGCGGGGTCGACCTGCTGATCGCCCCGGGCGAGGTCGTCGCGTTCCTGGGCCCGAACGGCGCCGGCAAGTCCACCACCATCGACATGCTGCTCGGGCTGACCCGACCCGACGCCGGCACCGTGCGGATCTTCGGTTCCGACCCGGTCGCCGCGGTCCAGGCCGGACGGGTCGGCGCCATGCTGCAGGCCGGTGCGCTGCTGCCGGACGTCACCGTCCGCGAACTGGTCACCATGTTCGCCGGTTTGCACCGGAACCCGATGCCGCCGGCACGGGCGATAGAGATGGCCGGCGTCACCGACATCGCCGGGCAGAAGACGCAGAAACTCTCCGGCGGGCAGGCGCAGCGGGTGCGCTTCGCCCTGGCCCTGGTGCCCGACCCGGACCTGCTGGTGCTCGACGAGCCCACCGCGGCGATGGATGTCGAGGTACGGCGGGCGTTCTGGGCGTCGATGCGGGAGTTCACCGCCGGTGGCCGCACGGTGCTGTTCGCCACGCACTACCTGCAGGAGGCCGACCAGTTCGCCGACCGGGTGGTCGTGCTGGCCCGCGGGGTCCTCGTCGCCGACGGCACCGGCGCCCAGATCAAGTCGACGGTGGCCGGCCGCACCATCTCGGCCGTCGTCGACGGGTCCGCTACCGAGTCACTCGGCGCGCTCCCGGGAGTGCTCGGCACCGAGCGGCAGGGCGCCCGGACCTTGTTGCACTGCAACGACTCCGACACTGCCCTGCGGGCCTTGCTGGCGGCCTATCCGCAGGCCCACGACATCGAGATCGCCGCCGGCAATCTCGAGGACGCCTTCCTCGAACTCGTCGCCACATCCCGGCAGGAGGCCGCCCGATGA
- a CDS encoding ABC transporter permease encodes MSTATTTPRAPRTGAMTARYALMSTRLAFRNVRFLVLTVALPLLLFLLYANLYQGQDAGDGLSVVAYLMVSMASFGCIGAAINTGARIAIERQVGWNRQLRLTALPAHSYLVAKAVVSMLVTLPALLLVFLAGATIGGVQLSAAQWVETGVAVWLGLIPFAVLGLVIGFAGTVDTVQPISMITYLGLSILGGLWFPVDQFPTFLQDVAKVTPSYWLGELGRTVLAGQGVPMTAVAVLAAWTVVLSLVGIWSYRRSGAKV; translated from the coding sequence ATGAGCACCGCTACCACCACCCCCCGCGCCCCCCGGACCGGGGCGATGACCGCCCGCTACGCCCTGATGTCCACCCGGTTGGCGTTCCGCAACGTCCGCTTCCTGGTGCTGACCGTCGCCCTGCCGCTGTTGCTGTTCCTGCTGTACGCCAACCTGTATCAGGGTCAGGACGCCGGTGACGGGCTCAGCGTCGTGGCCTACCTGATGGTCTCGATGGCCTCGTTCGGCTGCATCGGCGCCGCGATCAACACCGGCGCCCGGATCGCGATCGAACGCCAGGTCGGCTGGAACCGACAGCTGCGGCTGACCGCGCTGCCCGCCCATTCGTACCTGGTGGCCAAGGCGGTCGTGTCGATGCTGGTCACGCTGCCGGCCCTGCTGCTGGTGTTCCTGGCCGGCGCGACGATCGGCGGCGTGCAGCTCAGTGCCGCCCAGTGGGTGGAAACCGGGGTGGCGGTGTGGCTGGGGCTGATCCCGTTCGCCGTGCTCGGACTGGTCATCGGCTTCGCCGGCACCGTCGATACGGTGCAGCCCATCTCGATGATCACCTACCTTGGCCTGTCCATCCTGGGCGGCCTGTGGTTCCCGGTCGACCAGTTCCCCACCTTCCTGCAGGACGTCGCCAAGGTGACCCCGTCCTACTGGCTGGGCGAGCTTGGCCGCACCGTGCTGGCCGGGCAGGGCGTCCCGATGACCGCGGTCGCCGTGCTGGCCGCGTGGACCGTGGTGCTAAGCCTGGTCGGGATCTGGTCCTACCGGCGCAGCGGCGCGAAGGTCTGA
- a CDS encoding sensor histidine kinase has translation MTDPRPELPDGYLTRGHPSGGRRWTMGALIAQLFLVSAYVEIIDSDLPVSTKIWSVGTLLAFSAFYILVPGRCLFASLRIKIAVVAVLLLLSLPMFVVLGSSATALWIFTAVAGGLLFADWAAMGLGLGLAVGMLLIDQLAGDPLGWELALTTVAMTAFMVGFVGNVRLNVELRQTREELATMAVAAERERIGRDLHDILGHSLTAIAIKAGLARRLIGRDDDAAAAQVAEVETLAREALADVRATASGFRQMSLAGQLAVAASVLRAAGVTAQVPGAVDDVDPSVRELFGYVVREAVTNVVRHAHATTCTITVGPGWVQIVNDDRADAPREPAPAGNGLTGLDERVRAAGGTLLAGPLAGGFSVRVSVPLPRPAAAGLPARARQR, from the coding sequence ATGACCGATCCCCGTCCCGAGCTGCCCGACGGGTATCTGACCCGGGGGCATCCGTCGGGTGGTCGGCGGTGGACGATGGGCGCGCTGATCGCCCAGCTGTTCCTGGTCTCGGCCTACGTCGAGATCATCGACTCCGACCTGCCGGTCAGCACCAAGATCTGGTCCGTCGGCACCCTGCTGGCCTTCTCGGCCTTCTACATCCTCGTGCCCGGCCGGTGCCTGTTCGCCTCGTTGCGGATCAAGATCGCGGTGGTCGCCGTCCTGCTGCTGCTGAGCCTGCCGATGTTCGTGGTGCTGGGCTCGTCGGCGACCGCGCTGTGGATCTTCACCGCCGTCGCCGGCGGCCTGCTGTTCGCGGACTGGGCGGCGATGGGCCTGGGTCTGGGCCTGGCCGTCGGGATGCTGCTGATCGATCAGCTCGCCGGTGACCCGCTGGGCTGGGAACTCGCCCTGACCACGGTGGCGATGACCGCGTTCATGGTCGGCTTCGTCGGCAACGTGCGGCTCAACGTCGAACTGCGGCAGACCCGCGAGGAGCTGGCCACGATGGCCGTCGCCGCCGAGCGGGAACGGATCGGCCGGGACCTGCACGACATCCTGGGTCACTCGCTCACGGCCATCGCGATCAAGGCCGGGTTGGCCCGCCGGCTGATCGGCCGGGACGACGACGCGGCCGCCGCGCAGGTCGCCGAGGTCGAGACCTTGGCCCGGGAGGCGCTGGCCGATGTGCGGGCCACCGCCTCCGGCTTTCGTCAGATGTCGCTGGCCGGTCAGCTGGCCGTCGCCGCGAGCGTGCTGCGGGCGGCCGGCGTGACCGCCCAGGTGCCCGGCGCCGTCGACGACGTGGATCCGTCGGTCCGCGAGCTGTTCGGCTACGTCGTCCGGGAGGCGGTGACCAACGTGGTCCGGCACGCCCACGCCACCACCTGCACCATCACCGTCGGTCCCGGCTGGGTGCAGATCGTCAACGACGACCGGGCGGACGCCCCCCGGGAACCCGCGCCGGCCGGCAACGGGCTGACCGGGCTGGACGAACGGGTCCGGGCGGCCGGCGGCACCCTGCTGGCCGGACCCCTGGCCGGCGGCTTCTCGGTCCGGGTCAGCGTGCCGCTGCCCCGCCCGGCGGCCGCCGGGCTGCCCGCCCGGGCGCGGCAGCGATGA
- a CDS encoding response regulator transcription factor, translated as MSEPIRVLVADDQALIRGAFASLINLEPDMTVVAQVGRGDEVLPAALAHRPDVALLDVQMPGMDGLAAAAVLAEQVPACRVVILTTFGRPGYLRRAMEAHAAGFMVKDAPPETLLDAIRRVHQGLRVVDPDLAAESLALGESPLTGRERDVLLATADGGTVSQIAGRLFLSEGTVRNHLSSVIGKTGAATRADALRIATDRGWI; from the coding sequence ATGAGCGAACCCATCCGGGTGCTGGTGGCCGACGACCAGGCCCTGATCCGCGGGGCGTTCGCCAGCCTGATCAACCTGGAACCCGATATGACGGTGGTCGCCCAGGTCGGGCGCGGCGACGAGGTGCTGCCGGCCGCGCTGGCCCACCGACCCGACGTGGCCCTGCTGGACGTGCAGATGCCCGGGATGGACGGGCTGGCCGCCGCGGCCGTGCTGGCCGAGCAGGTGCCGGCCTGCCGGGTGGTCATCCTGACCACCTTCGGCCGCCCGGGGTACCTGCGCCGGGCCATGGAGGCGCACGCGGCCGGGTTCATGGTCAAGGACGCGCCCCCGGAGACCCTGCTGGACGCGATCCGCCGGGTGCATCAAGGGCTGCGGGTGGTCGACCCGGACCTGGCCGCGGAGAGCCTGGCCCTGGGCGAATCCCCTTTGACCGGCCGGGAACGGGACGTGCTGCTGGCCACCGCGGACGGCGGAACGGTCAGCCAGATCGCCGGCCGGCTGTTCCTGTCCGAGGGCACGGTCCGCAACCACCTCTCGTCGGTGATCGGCAAGACCGGCGCGGCGACCCGGGCGGATGCGTTGCGGATCGCCACCGACCGCGGCTGGATCTGA
- a CDS encoding ChaB family protein, with the protein MPKSTKSGAAKHSELPSTLQRSDEKAQRTYAHTYDSAMEQYDGDERRANQTAFAALKHTHEKVGDHWEPKQEWGPSDAHAERGRDDPHPTAGGVDANASKEHLYELARRLDVKGRSSMTKDELVQALQKANDRASARARAD; encoded by the coding sequence ATGCCCAAGTCCACGAAGAGCGGGGCGGCCAAGCACAGCGAGCTGCCCAGCACCCTGCAACGCTCGGATGAGAAGGCCCAACGCACGTACGCGCACACCTACGACTCGGCGATGGAGCAGTACGACGGCGACGAGCGACGGGCCAATCAGACGGCGTTCGCCGCGCTCAAGCACACCCACGAGAAGGTCGGCGACCACTGGGAGCCCAAACAGGAGTGGGGCCCGTCCGACGCCCACGCCGAACGCGGACGGGACGACCCGCACCCGACCGCCGGCGGGGTGGACGCGAACGCCAGCAAGGAGCACCTGTACGAGTTGGCCCGTCGGCTCGACGTCAAGGGCCGCTCGTCGATGACCAAGGACGAGCTGGTGCAGGCCCTGCAGAAGGCGAACGACCGGGCCAGCGCCCGGGCCCGGGCCGACTGA
- a CDS encoding VOC family protein, whose protein sequence is MAYTFQVAVDCADPHGLADWWAEALGWQVEPSDEAFIRKMVDAGYATDADTTTHHGVLVWREGQAINHPEGSAPRMLFQLVPEAKTVKNRMHLDIRVGEEHIEQEVARLTAAGARELHRGRQGPHWWVTMADPEGNEFCVS, encoded by the coding sequence ATGGCATACACATTTCAGGTCGCGGTGGACTGTGCGGACCCTCACGGGCTCGCGGACTGGTGGGCCGAGGCGCTGGGCTGGCAGGTCGAACCCAGTGACGAGGCCTTCATCCGCAAGATGGTCGATGCCGGGTACGCCACCGACGCCGACACCACCACCCACCACGGGGTGCTGGTGTGGAGGGAGGGGCAAGCGATCAACCATCCGGAAGGCTCGGCCCCGCGGATGCTGTTCCAGCTGGTCCCGGAGGCCAAGACGGTGAAGAACCGGATGCACCTGGACATCCGGGTCGGCGAGGAGCACATCGAGCAGGAGGTGGCGCGGCTGACCGCGGCCGGGGCCCGCGAGCTTCACCGGGGCCGGCAGGGGCCGCACTGGTGGGTGACCATGGCCGACCCCGAGGGCAACGAGTTCTGCGTCAGTTGA
- a CDS encoding HAD family hydrolase — translation MSAGPAGATLVASDLDRTLIYSAAAAGLAPGAADPGLICVELLDGRPQSFMTTAAHRLLADVGRAAVLVPTTTRTPAQFARVELPGPPARFAVVSNGGQLLVDGVPDASWRAGVQDRIAADGVPLTAVVARLDVVAAGPWVLNRRIADDLFCYLVVDLAALPHHFLADWTAWCADRGWVVSMQGRKIYALPVGLTKEAAIAEVRGRVGATRMLAAGDGALDAGLLTMADDAIRPAHGELYETGWQAPGVRVTANIGVHAGEEIVRWFAERLAAA, via the coding sequence ATGAGCGCCGGGCCGGCCGGCGCCACCCTGGTGGCCAGCGACCTGGACCGCACGCTGATCTACTCGGCGGCGGCCGCCGGACTGGCCCCGGGCGCCGCCGACCCCGGGCTGATCTGCGTCGAGCTGCTGGACGGGCGGCCGCAGTCGTTCATGACGACGGCCGCGCACCGGCTGCTCGCCGACGTCGGGCGCGCCGCGGTGCTAGTGCCGACCACCACCCGCACCCCGGCCCAGTTCGCGCGGGTCGAGCTGCCGGGCCCACCGGCCCGGTTCGCGGTGGTCAGCAACGGTGGTCAGCTGCTGGTCGACGGGGTGCCCGACGCGTCGTGGCGGGCCGGCGTGCAGGACCGGATCGCCGCCGACGGGGTGCCGCTGACGGCGGTCGTGGCCCGGCTGGACGTGGTCGCCGCCGGGCCGTGGGTGCTCAACCGGCGCATCGCCGACGACCTGTTCTGCTACCTGGTGGTGGATCTCGCCGCCCTGCCGCACCATTTCCTGGCCGACTGGACGGCCTGGTGCGCCGACCGCGGCTGGGTGGTCTCGATGCAGGGCCGCAAGATCTACGCCCTGCCCGTCGGGTTGACCAAGGAAGCGGCGATCGCCGAGGTGCGCGGCCGGGTGGGCGCCACCCGGATGCTGGCCGCCGGGGACGGCGCCCTGGACGCCGGCCTGCTGACCATGGCCGACGACGCGATCCGCCCGGCCCACGGCGAGCTGTACGAGACCGGTTGGCAGGCCCCGGGTGTCCGGGTGACGGCGAACATCGGCGTGCACGCGGGCGAGGAGATCGTCCGCTGGTTCGCCGAACGGCTGGCCGCCGCCTAA
- a CDS encoding cysteine protease StiP family protein produces MPAPLTGPAFGSYRPDEVAWLLTDLSAADLEADAALRESAIQAGRAHYAESLPVEYQPDPAYQALFDRILADTAARLAHAVGAVTELVLAERGPDVVLASLARAGTPIGILMRRWAQRFHGLDLPHYAVSIVRARGIDEVALRYLATRHDAASVVFVDGWTGKGAIARELSEALAGVRAAGGPAFSDDLAVLADPGHCVRTFGTRDDFLIASACLNSTVSGLVSRTVLNRDLIGPDDFHGARFYAEFADRDVSGVFLDAVADRFDGVVDQVRAEQPALAAADRAVTFAGWAAVERIRQQYGIASVNFVKPGVGEATRVLLRRVPWKILVREADHPDHQHLRLLAADRGVPVEVVPDLAYSCVGLVRQVHGESGEG; encoded by the coding sequence CTGCCGGCCCCCCTGACCGGCCCCGCCTTCGGCAGCTACCGGCCGGACGAGGTCGCGTGGCTGCTCACCGACCTGTCGGCGGCCGACCTGGAGGCCGACGCGGCCCTGCGGGAGTCGGCGATCCAGGCCGGGCGGGCCCACTACGCCGAGTCGCTGCCGGTGGAGTACCAGCCCGACCCGGCCTACCAGGCGTTGTTCGACCGCATCCTGGCCGACACCGCGGCCCGGCTCGCGCACGCGGTCGGCGCGGTCACCGAGCTGGTGCTGGCCGAGCGCGGCCCCGACGTCGTGCTGGCGTCGCTGGCCCGGGCCGGCACCCCGATCGGCATTCTGATGCGGCGGTGGGCCCAGCGGTTCCACGGTCTGGACCTGCCGCACTACGCGGTGTCGATCGTGCGGGCGCGGGGGATCGACGAGGTTGCGCTGCGCTACCTGGCCACCCGTCACGACGCGGCGTCAGTGGTGTTCGTCGACGGCTGGACCGGCAAGGGCGCCATCGCCCGGGAGCTGTCCGAGGCGCTGGCCGGAGTGCGGGCGGCCGGCGGCCCGGCGTTCTCCGACGACCTCGCGGTGCTGGCCGATCCCGGTCACTGCGTGCGCACCTTCGGCACCCGGGACGATTTCCTCATCGCCTCGGCCTGCCTGAACTCGACGGTGTCCGGCCTGGTCTCGCGAACCGTGCTGAACCGGGACCTGATCGGCCCGGACGATTTCCACGGCGCGAGGTTCTACGCCGAGTTCGCCGACCGGGATGTGTCCGGGGTGTTCCTGGACGCGGTCGCCGATCGATTCGACGGCGTCGTCGACCAGGTCCGGGCCGAGCAGCCGGCGTTGGCCGCCGCCGACCGGGCGGTGACGTTCGCCGGCTGGGCCGCGGTCGAACGGATCCGGCAGCAGTACGGCATCGCCTCGGTCAACTTCGTCAAGCCCGGCGTCGGCGAGGCCACCCGGGTACTGCTGCGCCGGGTGCCGTGGAAGATCCTGGTCCGCGAGGCCGACCACCCCGATCACCAGCATCTGCGGCTGCTGGCCGCCGACCGCGGGGTGCCGGTCGAGGTCGTGCCCGATCTGGCCTACTCGTGCGTCGGACTGGTCCGGCAGGTGCACGGCGAATCGGGGGAGGGATGA